The sequence AAGCTGGGCAACAGTTTAGAACGGCGGTCAGTCGTGCCCTAGGCCACATGACCCAGCATCCAGTCCAAAAAATTGTGCTGGCCCACGCTCTGGATTGGGGCAGTACCGAACCTTTTCAGCCCCTAGCGGCTTTAGGTCGCCTCCGGCAGCGTTACCCTGACTGCCACATTTTTTCGGTTGGTCAGGGCAACGGCAAAACCTTTATGGGGGCCAGTCCAGAGCGTTTGCTAAGTCTTACCCAGGGGCAGCTGATTACCGATGCGCTGGCGGGGTCGGCCCCGCGGGGAACGGCCACTACGCAGGATGACCGTTTAGCGGAGGGTTTGCTGCACAACCCAAAGGAACGGGGCGAACACCAGCTGGTGGTCGAGTTCCTGGCGCGACAGCTGCAAGGGGTAGGGTTGCGGCCCCAGCATCAACCTCTGCCCAGGGTGCGGCGGCTTTCGAATATTCAGCATTTGCATACGCCGATGTGGGCTAGGGTGCCTCGCCATATTCATCCGCTGCAAATTGTCGAGGCACTGCACCCAACTCCGGCTGTGGCCGGGGTACCTACCCGAGAGGCCTGTGCCCAAATTTTGCGGTTTGAAGACTTTGATCGCGGCTTGTACGCAGCTCCGTTGGGCTGGGTTGGGGCCAATGGCGACAGCGAGTTTATCGTGGGCATTCGCTCGGCCTTAGTGGCGGATACCTGGGTGCGTCTCTACGCTGGGGCTGGTATTGTGGCAGGGTCTAACCCCGATCGCGAATGGGCTGAAATTAAGCTCAAGCTGCGCGCCCTGGGCGAGTCGCTGGTGTAGGCTACCTGCCCCTGTTTTTAAGCTATGACCTTTGATTTTCGCAATACCAATACTCTGTGGGCCTCGGTACTGGCGACTACCTTGGCTCGGTTGGGGCTCAAAACAGCGGTGATTTCTCCCGGCTCTCGGTCTACACCGCTGACGGTGGCCCTGGTGATGCAGCCTGAGATTGAGGCTGTACCGGTACTAGACGAGCGCTCGGCGGCATTTTTTGCTTTGGGCATAGCCCGACGGACGGGGCAGCCCGTGGCGCTGGTCTGCACTTCTGGCACCGCTGGGGCCAACTACTATCCTGCGGTGATTGAAGCCCGAGAAAGCCGTTTACCGCTGCTGGTGTTGACGGCCGATCGCCCCCCGGAGCTGCGCGACTGCGCCTCGGGGCAGACCATCGACCAGCAGCGACTGTTTGGTACTTTCCCCACCTGGTATGCGGAGCTGGCGCTGCCAGTGGCTGAGACAGAAATGTTGCGCTACCTGCGGCAAACCCTGGTGCAGGCCTGGGGGCGATCGCTCTATCCTGTGGCTGGGCCAGTGCACCTCAACTGCCCGTTTCGCGACCCCCTAGCTCCTGTGGCTGAGGCCTCGGCGATATCTTTGCTCTCTTTAGAGGATAAGCTCAATGACGACTTTCTGGCGGCGATGCCTGTACCTGTGCCCCGGGCTGTGCCGGGGGTAACTTGGCCAGAGTTCGAGACATGGCAAGGGTGCGATCGCGGCCTGATCATTGCTGGCCCAGCCCAACCGGTCGATCCACTGGCTTACTGTAAGGCGGTTGCAGCGCTTGCCGCTACGCTAGGCTGGCCCGTGCTGGCCGAGGGGCTGTCTCCGCTGCGCAATGGGGCGGCGCTCAACCCCTGGTTAGTGACCACCTACGACCTGGCTCTGGGGCAGCCGACCTGGGCAGCCGATCTGGTGCCAGATCAGGTGATTCAGCTGGGTGCCCTGCCGACCAGTAAACGGCTGCGTGCTTGGTTACAATCCACTCAGCCCCGTCGTTGGGTGGTGGATGCCGCAGGCACAAATCTCGACCCTCTCCATGGCCCGACCACAGTGGTGCCCTTGACCCTAGAGGCGCTGACGCGGGCGCTGCCTCCCGCTGAGTCGATGCTGGCGACCCCCTACCGCGAGCAGTGGTTGACCCTAGAGGCGACCCTACGCGCCCATTTAGACACGACCTTGGCGGCGGTGGCCTACCCTTTTGAGGGCAAGGTGCCCTGGCTACTGGCCCGCTGCCTGCCGTCAGATACTCCGCTGATGATTGCCAACAGTATGCCGATCCGCGATGTGGAATGGTTTTGGCCACCGGGCGATCGCGGCATTCGTCCCTATTGCAACCGGGGCGCTAACGGCATTGATGGCACCCTCTCGACGGCCCTAGGCATGGCCCACGGTGGCCCTCCCACGGTGCTCCTGACGGGCGATCTGGCGCTGCTGCACGATACCAATGGCTGGCTCAGTGTCCCCCGTCTGCGGGGGCACCTAACCGTGGTGGTGGTCAATAATCGGGGAGGAGGTATCTTTGAGCGTTTACCCATTGCTACCCTGGATACCCCCGAAGCAACCTGGTTTGA is a genomic window of Nodosilinea sp. E11 containing:
- a CDS encoding isochorismate synthase encodes the protein MPAVSHCSDRGQTLQSAYRFLERWLSQARQSHQPQLVTLSFDIPPVDPLLVLSRLAPSCDRHLYLENPEAQRSVVGFGTALVYETAGPYRFAQARRFIEQWRGKTRCYDESGEAIAPGGANWSRFFCAFTFFADSQGDSAGFPAATVVLPEWQLVHQGCQGVLTMNRLVTATTDAAALIDALADQLRAIERLGTLAWRDPLPSTMPPVQPAAEAGQQFRTAVSRALGHMTQHPVQKIVLAHALDWGSTEPFQPLAALGRLRQRYPDCHIFSVGQGNGKTFMGASPERLLSLTQGQLITDALAGSAPRGTATTQDDRLAEGLLHNPKERGEHQLVVEFLARQLQGVGLRPQHQPLPRVRRLSNIQHLHTPMWARVPRHIHPLQIVEALHPTPAVAGVPTREACAQILRFEDFDRGLYAAPLGWVGANGDSEFIVGIRSALVADTWVRLYAGAGIVAGSNPDREWAEIKLKLRALGESLV
- the menD gene encoding 2-succinyl-5-enolpyruvyl-6-hydroxy-3-cyclohexene-1-carboxylic-acid synthase, which gives rise to MTFDFRNTNTLWASVLATTLARLGLKTAVISPGSRSTPLTVALVMQPEIEAVPVLDERSAAFFALGIARRTGQPVALVCTSGTAGANYYPAVIEARESRLPLLVLTADRPPELRDCASGQTIDQQRLFGTFPTWYAELALPVAETEMLRYLRQTLVQAWGRSLYPVAGPVHLNCPFRDPLAPVAEASAISLLSLEDKLNDDFLAAMPVPVPRAVPGVTWPEFETWQGCDRGLIIAGPAQPVDPLAYCKAVAALAATLGWPVLAEGLSPLRNGAALNPWLVTTYDLALGQPTWAADLVPDQVIQLGALPTSKRLRAWLQSTQPRRWVVDAAGTNLDPLHGPTTVVPLTLEALTRALPPAESMLATPYREQWLTLEATLRAHLDTTLAAVAYPFEGKVPWLLARCLPSDTPLMIANSMPIRDVEWFWPPGDRGIRPYCNRGANGIDGTLSTALGMAHGGPPTVLLTGDLALLHDTNGWLSVPRLRGHLTVVVVNNRGGGIFERLPIATLDTPEATWFEEFFATPQTVDLNRLCAAYGVSYERVETWAQLESSVSSLPERGVRLLEVRCDRKQSHRIRQTLLTPPPTL